The DNA segment ATCGTTTATAACCATAGCTAACAATATAGCAAATTAGCAAGCGTCAGTTATTCGCACTTTGCAACACGTTAGCATCATCAACAGCAGTGCCCGGTGGACCAGCTTCATGGCTGAAAGCAGGCTTAGAAGTCAGGAATTCCGACGTGCAAGAAGTCGCGTAGAGAAAAGTAATAAGACATACACTTTATGCTATATATTTGCCCAAAGCCTAATGATTAAACCACGGtgtgccattcagatgtaaggaGTTAAAACATCGACAGAACTTTAAGCATCACACAGAAACAGCGAACACTTTGCAAAAACAGTAGCAAGGGTCGCAAGCCCGGACCAAGAGCAGGGTACAACCATACTTACCAATAAGTTTGTTACCCTTCCTTGTATTTTCCATTATAAAATGGCACATACTGAAGTACTGCTTTCCACTCGGTGAAGTACGTGACCGCAATTGCACCGGTAGTTCCGTACAAGGCCGCCGACCGAGACCTGTGCAGAAGTTTaggtcagcagcagcagcaaaaggcAGCACATTTTGCATTTGTAATGAATACCGGCAGCATACTCTGCGTACTTTCAATGACTAGTATGGCTACGAGAGAAAAATGCGGGTTACCATACCAGACTTTGCAAAGCTGGATCAGCCTAGGGCCGACAGGGTAGATGGGAGGATGCACcatattttgctttctttttgtatgcACGCAGGCACACTAACTTCTCCCTTTTCACCACGGTGCTTTTCACCTTCACAGGGCAGTGCGGGCGGCCAAAGCCAGTCAAGGCAATAACAGATCGGCTAGGATTGAAACGGGCTTGGAAAATGTGATTcaccaataaataaaaaataataaaagcaatagaaaaagaaatatttagtaAGACAATAAATATTATGTATTTTGAGGTATTTATTGCATTAAACACGGTGggtctgattttttttcttaaatttgtATGATGGCCGCCATGTCGTCACTATTAAACAGGGTTTGACGTACTGTTAGGTAAAGCTAAAAAGTATGACCGCATCAGCGGTGTAGGGCATGGTGTAAGATGTCACTATAGCTACGAAATTGTATATTACATCACATATAACATAGAGAGGTGGTGAGGCCCCTTAGCATTGCCATGCGGCACATCGCACCTTCATTttgcatgacctccgagatagtAGCGTTCCGCTGTTGCAATCGCGATCAAAGTTATGGTACCTAGCCACCATATCAAAGCCGCAACCGACGGCGAAGCAAGTTCTGTTGATGAAATACTATTTTATTCATGGAggaaaaaaagtttttctttcgtttgtgcTTTTCTACGAAATAAGGGGTGTTGAAAACGTGGCGGTCATGATGTTTTTTCGGGCCCACGGGTGTACTGCGCCTCGGTGTCTGCAGTATTCAAAAGCATGCCCTTTGAGATTTGTTTTTGTTACTCTAAAGGGGCGACGTTGCCACAGCTGCTGATTTATTACAGGTcaactgattaaaaaaaaataaagaaaaatcgaaaaaatgtgATTCGGCAATAAAGCTTCGGAATCTACAGATTTTGGTGTCTTCGAGAAAAACGATGGATAAGTCAACTACTTTAAAATCCAGATATTTTTCTGTGAACTCTTTCAATAAATAATCGCTGAAGCGCAATTAAACTTAACGGCGCACGGGCAATGTGTGATTTTTCATTATTGGACTTAAGCATAtatctaatggcgtttttcactggtcgattcggagcagaatttcttgctccgtggcaacgaatccgaatttcactggtcgatctggagcgggttcgcgcgttccactggtcgtttcggatcaactcgctccgcggcggatcgctctcacttgctccgccgccgaggcgcggattcgggcggaaatagctcgcgtcacttccgttttcaagcgaaatcggtacccggttggtacgcaccatagagtttcctacaaaattactagagggaactctggcgctgcagtcgttgtcctaccatgggaatgatgggaagtacatggatttgtctgatcttcgtgcttgtggattcagacgttcttgtggctttgtatattacgctatataaatcttattgtcgtatatttcatagagtttcctacaaaattactagagggaactctggcgctgcagtcgttgtcctaccatgggaatgatgggaagtacatggatttgtctgatcttcgtgcttgtggattcagacgttcttgtggctttgtatattacgctatataaatcttattgtcgtatatttcagcgcaatctatattcttcgaagtgtagaagacgccggggaacgcgtacaattgctattaattgcaatgattgagcttgtttatgtgcccaaatcgaaacgcaccaagcgtctcaaagcactggcatgcccgcgataaattcataagggcgtttcattcgcttgtcgatacatgcatccgtggcaataaagaaaaaaaaaagcatccgtggcttaatggtttcaatatcaggcttctgtactagagtccctgtgttcgaatcctgcagtcgggcaattttaatgatgtttatttaattatttattacgcaataaactgttggaaatgacgagtttactaagtcacaaagccgtttgaagccaaaaaggacgaagtttaggcaaatccatgtacttcccataattcccatgctgggacaaccgctcccattgtagctcacgtagacactagcgccagagttccctctagtaattttgtaggaaactctatggtatatttcagcgcaatctatattcttcgaagtgtagaagacgccggggaacgcgtacaattgctattaattgcaatgattgagcttgtttatgtgcccaaatcgaaacgcaccaagcgtctcaaagcactggcatgcccgcgataaattcataagtgcgtttcattcgcttgtcgatacatgcatccgtggcttaatggtttcaatatcaggcttctgtactagagtccctgtgttcgaatcctgcagtcgggcaattttaatgatgtttatttaattatttattacgcaataaactgttgaaaatgacgagtttactaagtcacaaagccgtttgaagccaaaaagaacgaagtttaggcaaatccatgtacttcccataattcccatgctgggacaaccgctcccattgtagctcacgtagacactagcgccagagttccctctagtaattttgtaggaaactctatggtacgcacaacattgtgttgcttcgcaaaatggctgcgttcggtgctgctgcagcgctcgcgtttagcgatgagagcgcggacgacagcgattacgaagtgacgcaagtGCTGTACGAAggcttctatgcacgttgtccatgcgcaatccttgcgggcgcgacatggaaatgacggactatgcgactgccacggtcaaattacacacgggggacggcgagtttggttgccgtggaaacgtacagaacggaagtagggcatggttttcggaaccggttcgtgcgacgtgtacgcagacttcctgtgtgatccgccgcggagcgtttttgcgctccgctggccgattcggattcgtgaaacccgagcgctcgctcgaggatttcggcggccgctccagatcgaccagtgaaaaacgccataaaaaACGCTGAACGCTTCAGACTTCAGGTAACAGGTATCATCATAAAACTGGTTTGAAGGTTAGTACAAGGCGCGTCATCATTGCGTCATCAAGATTGAGGGAGGAGCCGTCACTGGGAGGTACGCGATGCGGACAACATAAAGCCTTGTGATTTTTGGGTGTTAGCCTTTGGCGGAATTGGCGCTGCAACAGTCTTCTTTTTTCCAGATTTCCATTTAGACGCGCGCAGCCTAAAGAACAGACGTGACGTAGGCGCTTATTTAGCTTAACTAAAACACGAATTTAGTGTCTTGGCATTTGCTGAAGCTTGGTTTACTCGTGAAAGCGATGCAGCCCTGTTTGATAAGTACCGTTAGCCGCCGtgatggcgtagtggctttggcgctgcGCGGCTAAGCCCGAGGGgacgggatcgaatgccggccgcggcagccgcgtttcgatgggggccaaaatgcaaaaacgcacgtgtaccgtgcattcggtgcacgttatttatttatttacattttatTTACATGTGCCTTACATGCCTTCGGGAAGGCATTGTgtaaagcgggggggggggggaatacggTAAAGTAACGAACGTCATGTGGTCAAAATTacaccggtgtcacacgtacacttctgatcgtgATCGGGGACGATTTGCGATCGCGATCCTGCGGGATCCGGATCTGGGCGATCGCGATCCGAAAATCGCTATCAGGAACCTGGATCGcgatcgcaggctgacgtctGCGCCCTTTAGCGCAGTATTCTAAAAACACTAAAAAGAAGAAGCGGAGGcagctcaataataataataataataataataataataataataataataataataataataataataataatgaatctTTAAGAAATATTTTTACCAGCAACAACAAGCTGTAAAATTGAAATATTGCCGAAATTTAAGCATACGTTGCAAATCTGAATTTGTAGCCCGTACATTATGCAGTTCTGAGAGTTGCTGACGATCAACGGAGATAATAACTCGATCCGGATCACTAAAACCGTGTAGCAGAGACTATTGTTTGTCGTGATCCATAAACCCGATCCGGATCGGCCCTGATCGCGATCAGATGTGTACGCGTGACACTGATATTAGTCCAGAGTCccctactgcggcgtgcctcataatgatggttctagcacgtaaaactccagaattttttattttcaataccGTTGTGAGGCACCTTGACGTGATAGACAAAGAGACACTGTAGTGGAACTGTATATCACAGATCAGGTCAGATACGTTGTCCTGTCGGAGTATTATGTCGTTGCCAATGGGCACAATCTATTGGAGGTTGTCGTGTCTTTACAATAATGGTGCTTTACCGCCTGGCCTCTGTTTTCATGCCTAACGTTCTTGCTCTAAAAGCTAACTTAGAATAGCTGTTGAACCTTAATATGCCTGTGGTAATAACAGGAGACTTTAACATTAAAATtaactaaattctggggttttacgtataccaaaaaccacgatcttattatgaggtacaccgtagtgggggaatctaattaatttcgaccccctggggtctctttaacgtgcacctgaatcgaAGCAGACGAaaatttcgccctcatcgaaagaCGAGTGCCGCGGTCGGAGTCGAACGCcgacctcgaactcagcagcgcaGCACAATGCCATGCTacgcgtatttccaattgctagtaggtacagcggggcgtggcacttgtgGAGAGGACGAACGTTTGCACGCATGCTCGatcgagtaagagcgggtgcgagagaggaaatgtggggacttctgctgcttgaatatacgactcttcCTAGGCACTACGCAGGAGTTTCTTGGCGCtcgttgtatgcgcttgtccctaggcgtgccggcagaactCGTGGGGCGCGGtggtgctgaacttagcgtcgcaagttggcggctcgacgcaattatatttattcaatcatgtTTTTACTTATTAAaataacgtgtcattatttcgcattattggcggcgcctacAGGACACCAAAGctgcaacggggacatcaaagctagaacccggactggtccgtgggttggagcTCGCAGAgccctgcgcgtgccaggggagtataagatcggctgtccgtgagagcggacagccaattttttatgcgaacaccgcctggcatgcttcggcctccgcggccttaagccacgggccgccctgcttccagctttgatccccccgctaccgcttgggtgccccggagatcctgcgccgcctgctttaatataacctcaggtgccctCCCGAGgcttccgtttgccggttacatgtgtcctcctggagcagtgcttgtaaaaaaatgcaatctatcgtcgcgatttAAACTcgagcgacccgcgacttatagaacaccagtcagaaccttgccccttcagacacagcgatcaccaaatcgggcgtccgtgcccactgcctcaccgcgcaggCAACCaacggcggagcgtaaacaaactggaccgcactccgcGATGCCGGCATGTCTAAGGGccaacgcatacaacacgcgctaagaaaccttctccgtagtgcctaggcagactcacatattcaaggaacAAAGGgttccagattttctctctcgcacccgcttttactcgcgccttcgcagaaacgtcgagcgccgtcaaaagcgccacgccccgctgtacctaccagcaattgtaaaaacgcgcCGGGgcacagtccgtggtggacgcaggaaagcggtgatcgcCGGCGAGGgtagcaaggagaggaggcgacatgccagtagcgctgtgcgagagggcgcgtgggagagcgcggacatgcgcgtggggaTGCGCGCACATCGACGACAAACTTTGCTGTGATTGAATTCTATGCTCGCGgtcacggcggcgtccgttcgcagaacagttcagacaatagcaacagaggcagtcataggtAGGCTTTCGCCCATCGCAGTTTAGGTCAGCAAAGTTCCCATAGATTTTTTTTATCTTACGACCACTTTGAAACATATATTTTATGTTCATATGACACCTCATATGTCATTATCATAGTTTAACACGTATATAGTAGACTTTATGCATCTTGCCGCGAATATTTTGGGCCATTGTACATCCATATTACATCTACCATTTGTCATTGATCGCAGCATCGACTACACCATATAATTTCATGGAGCTTATTGGCGCCCCCAGTGGCCCTTaattttgcgccataaaacacatAACTTGCGCTTTACAAACTGTTTTTACGGTCTGCACGCTGCTGTATTTTCACTGGAGTTAGTGATCATACGCCCTTGTTTTGTTTGCTCTCTTTGATGACCAACGGCAAGGAATTTAGCAATGAACCTCCCAGACAATTTATTACCGACAGCGGTCAGTTCCGTCGTATGCTGTCTAATTCAAATTGGTACGAAGTATAAGTATTACAAGCGCAAATTAGCCATATAATGCATTCCTTAATAAAATTACTTATATTTATTACACATCTTTCCCTGTTGGAACAATAACAAAATCTCGCAAAACTAGATAGTTATGGATCCCAAGGGAGTTATCAAAAATAATTAATGGCGGTGACAGAATATTATTGCGAGAATTTATCGAAAACAACGACATAAATAGGATACGAGAAAAAAGGAGGATACTGGAACAAGCTTACTTCTACCTGAAGAGAGCACGCACGCAGTATACTATATTCGCTGCAAAGCTTGCGACAATCTCGAACTGCCCCCACAAGTAATTGGCGTTATACTGAAATCGCTGATACTTCGAAAACGCCATTTGATTCAGGAGGTGTTGCTCACTAATGGTGTCACCAAAATTGTAATTGAACAGGCACAAAAAAATTAATACGTACATTTTGACGTCCCGCGCGATCGACAATGACCCGTAACTTTTTTCACTCGTGCTCTCGTAGAGCTCAAGGACCGCAACGCTTTATTCGCATACAGTACGTCCAGTCAAATAAGCGCCTACTCTTCTACGCGTGTGTCGCTTGATCACATCAGCTATTGTAACCTGTGTGATTTCTGTGATTCCAGATAGAATGAGCATTTTCACGTGCTTGCGTTGCGCGCAAGGCCCCGGAGCGAAAATATTATTCGCAACTGTCGGTCTATTTTAACTTTGTCCGAGTTCTCAAAGATAGCAAAATATATTTTAAGTAATCAACTGAGCAAGTTTCTCTCTTGGAATCAAGTCACAGGTAACCAGTAATGCGGGTTCAAAATGTTCCACTCACGCGCGCCTGTGTGAAAGCATGCGTCTGCATTTACAGAGACAGTGCAATTCCACGATCCCTCGGCCCCTTTCTAGCCGTACGAGCAAATTTGGCCGGTCTGACGAAGAATGATGTACGAGCCTGGACGAAGGCGGTGGTAGCAATGCGCTCGCGCCTTTCTTCGCCCAGGTGCGGCTAGAAGCCAAATGATTTATTGAAGAAAGAAGGATGAAGAGAAATTCGAGAACGAAAGGGCTGACACGAACAtcgaaaggaaaagaagaaagagtgTTTAATAGCACATGAACCTGCTCCGAAATGAGGATGGATGAAGGGCTTCGCGCTGGCGACTTCTCTGCGGAGACGAGCGGCGGCGCGTCGAAATTGCCGTCTGCCGCCCGAACACCTTGCGCAAGGACCGGCGCGCATTCGAAGTGTTTTTGGGGCGAACTTCTTCAGACCTTTAATGAGCCCTGACCGCGGCCAAGCCTTCCAGAATGCAATACTACGCGGGGGCGCGCAGGTGCACGCTTCTTGTCGCTGCCTCCACACGCGCGAGTGAGTAAAAGAAATAAGGCTATAGGTAGCTTTACAAGTAACGAGAACTGGGCGAGTCGGAACATGTTTATGATCTGCCAGCGCAACAGACAGACCAAAACGAAAAAGAAGGGACGATCACGGGCGTTGGCAGATTTTCTTGGTCGCGGCAATAACGCGGCCCCCTCGCCCATCTGGCCTGCTGCTCTTTGTCGCCGACTGAAACAGGACCTCTGCATCAGCAGCCTAGTTGTCGGTGTTCTAATGAGACTCGGATTCACTGAAGGGTCATAATCGCTTTTCAAGTCGGTTCGTATTTACCAGCCGGTATACTgcgaacgtaaaaaaaaaaaaaaaagaaacagttattTTGTTTAAGCACCGCGGTTAGAGGCGGATAACAGCTTCTCTATTACAACAAAAGCGCAATGTATGTGTGTACTTTATCTATATACGTGCACAATTAGGTTGCGTTTGTTTTGTATGTTGCCTTTAGTGCTTCATGACCACTGTCTATCTTTTCCATTTGTACAGAAATTATTCCCGCGTGAACTGGGTTCcaataacgtagaactattccaatctgcgtttattccaatctcccgtcgtcaaatttacgtaatcgctgacgcaagcatcaggcggtgacccgcagcgttatctgaacagcccaatcaaacgctctccttgtatgtaggaggtcact comes from the Dermacentor variabilis isolate Ectoservices chromosome 2, ASM5094787v1, whole genome shotgun sequence genome and includes:
- the LOC142571613 gene encoding cytochrome b-c1 complex subunit 10-like, with the translated sequence MVHPPIYPVGPRLIQLCKVWSRSAALYGTTGAIAVTYFTEWKAVLQYVPFYNGKYKEG